The following proteins are encoded in a genomic region of Corynebacterium atypicum:
- a CDS encoding ribose-5-phosphate isomerase: MRVYLGADHAGFDLKNAAAEHLLSQGHEVIDCGAHELDPSDDYPAYCIEAASRTVNDPGSLGIVFGGSGNGEQIAANKVPGVRCALAWSVETAKLAREHNNAQVMGIGGRMHTQEEALEIIDAFMTQEWSQEERHQRRIDILSEYERTGVAPETPQA, encoded by the coding sequence ATGCGCGTATACCTAGGAGCAGACCACGCAGGTTTCGATCTGAAAAATGCGGCGGCTGAGCATCTTCTGTCCCAGGGCCACGAGGTCATCGACTGCGGCGCCCACGAGCTCGACCCCTCCGATGACTACCCGGCTTACTGCATCGAGGCGGCGAGCCGGACGGTCAACGACCCAGGATCGCTCGGGATCGTCTTCGGCGGCTCCGGAAACGGCGAACAGATCGCAGCCAACAAGGTGCCAGGGGTGCGCTGCGCGCTCGCTTGGTCGGTGGAGACGGCAAAACTTGCCCGCGAGCACAACAACGCCCAGGTGATGGGCATCGGCGGGCGGATGCACACGCAGGAAGAAGCCCTGGAGATTATCGACGCCTTCATGACGCAGGAGTGGTCGCAGGAGGAGCGGCACCAGCGTCGCATCGACATTCTTTCCGAATACGAGCGCACCGGCGTCGCCCCGGAGACGCCTCAGGCCTAG
- a CDS encoding alkylhydroperoxidase domain protein encodes MACNHGRRVRAADARGPVDADLRGTAALPIDPLAQLVVPQRFVAHQLGWRAWLQPVAKAELTAAQRESLIKPERADNPYFRLLARDPAALKARTLTDLDIFYNTDGGLGRAAREFAATVTSRLNGCVYCASVHAGRTLSEEPGRSTEIDQLLARGAQQPVGEPIFDAVRGLAVALTATPPEVDSSHIEALLRAGLDEVAVVDAINSVAFFNWANRLMLGLGRPELPRRYR; translated from the coding sequence GTGGCCTGCAACCACGGGCGGCGGGTGCGCGCCGCAGATGCGCGCGGCCCCGTGGACGCGGACTTAAGGGGCACCGCCGCCCTTCCGATCGACCCGCTGGCCCAGTTGGTCGTCCCGCAGCGCTTCGTCGCCCACCAGCTGGGCTGGCGGGCGTGGCTGCAGCCCGTGGCCAAGGCCGAGCTCACTGCGGCCCAGCGCGAGAGTCTGATCAAGCCGGAGCGGGCGGACAACCCCTATTTCCGTCTGCTGGCCCGCGACCCGGCGGCGCTTAAAGCCCGCACGTTGACTGATCTCGACATCTTCTACAACACAGATGGCGGTCTGGGGCGTGCGGCCCGCGAGTTCGCAGCCACGGTGACGTCCCGGTTGAACGGTTGCGTCTACTGCGCCTCGGTGCACGCCGGGCGCACCTTAAGCGAGGAGCCCGGGCGCTCCACGGAGATCGACCAGCTGCTGGCCCGGGGCGCGCAGCAGCCTGTGGGCGAGCCGATCTTCGACGCGGTGCGCGGCTTGGCGGTGGCGCTCACGGCGACACCGCCTGAGGTCGATAGCTCGCACATCGAGGCCCTTCTCCGCGCGGGCCTCGACGAGGTAGCCGTGGTGGACGCGATCAATTCTGTCGCCTTTTTCAACTGGGCAAACCGCCTGATGCTGGGCCTGGGTCGCCCCGAGTTGCCGCGCAGGTACCGGTAG
- a CDS encoding isoprenoid biosynthesis enzyme family protein — protein MAQVRADFAAAEPQLGRLSRRCRIAVGTALDLYHELNDALAGADYRQILGGRLRVGPARKAGVIARSLARYGSGAPRPGRLKREQPWAREGARR, from the coding sequence GTGGCCCAGGTGCGCGCGGACTTTGCTGCCGCCGAGCCACAGCTTGGCCGGCTGTCCCGGCGGTGCCGGATCGCGGTGGGTACTGCGCTCGACCTCTACCACGAGCTTAACGACGCCCTAGCGGGCGCCGACTATCGGCAGATCTTAGGCGGGCGCCTTCGCGTGGGCCCGGCTCGCAAGGCTGGGGTGATCGCCCGGTCCCTGGCCCGTTACGGCTCGGGTGCGCCCAGGCCCGGGCGCCTCAAGCGGGAACAACCGTGGGCGCGGGAAGGAGCCCGTCGATGA
- a CDS encoding mycothiol-dependent nitroreductase Rv2466c family protein — MTKEAEKTQQVTFWFDVSCPFAWQTSRWMKEVEKVRDIEITWLPMSLSVLNEGRDLDPGYLDMMKANWGPARVFAAVATEHPELVDQLYTAMGTAIHPGGEGGKKDFGAYDAVIESGLAEVGLDAAYAQVANTEEWDEKLREYHGLAMDAVGDEVGTPVVKLGEAAFFGPVITRVPRGEEAGEIFDAAVRLAEYPHFFELKRSRTESPQVK, encoded by the coding sequence ATGACCAAAGAGGCCGAAAAGACCCAGCAGGTAACGTTCTGGTTCGACGTGTCCTGCCCCTTTGCCTGGCAGACCTCCCGATGGATGAAGGAGGTAGAAAAGGTCCGCGACATTGAGATCACGTGGCTGCCGATGAGCCTGTCGGTATTGAACGAGGGCCGCGATCTCGATCCCGGCTACCTGGACATGATGAAGGCCAACTGGGGCCCGGCCCGCGTGTTCGCCGCCGTAGCCACCGAGCACCCGGAGCTCGTCGACCAGCTCTACACGGCGATGGGCACCGCCATTCACCCCGGCGGCGAGGGCGGCAAGAAAGACTTTGGGGCTTATGACGCCGTGATCGAGTCCGGCTTGGCCGAGGTGGGTCTGGACGCCGCCTACGCGCAGGTGGCCAACACCGAAGAGTGGGACGAGAAGCTGCGCGAGTACCACGGCCTAGCCATGGACGCGGTGGGCGATGAGGTGGGTACCCCGGTGGTTAAGCTCGGCGAGGCCGCGTTCTTCGGCCCGGTGATCACCCGCGTCCCACGCGGCGAGGAGGCCGGCGAGATTTTCGACGCCGCGGTGCGTCTGGCCGAGTACCCCCACTTCTTCGAGCTCAAGCGCAGCCGCACGGAGAGCCCGCAGGTCAAGTAG
- a CDS encoding aldo/keto reductase: MTSSAVPHITLHDGNTIPQLGFGSFKVDNTEAERIVSEALQAGYRHIDTAAFYGNEEGVGRAIAASAIPRDELFITTKLWNDRHGDPDRALAESLDRLGLDFVDLYLIHWPCPAQDRYLQAWDYLQQAQQDKLVRSIGVSNFLPEHLDRLLREADAAPVVDQIELHPAYQRLDDVEFLRDHQIAVEAWGPLGQGKYALLDAPEVTRAAEAHGKGPGQVIIRWHLQHGRILFPKSANPERIRQNIDVFDFELTDEEMAAIDGLDRGLDGRVGRDPNEMEPGTI, translated from the coding sequence ATGACATCTTCTGCAGTACCCCACATCACGCTCCACGACGGCAACACCATCCCCCAGCTGGGCTTCGGCTCGTTCAAGGTTGATAACACCGAGGCCGAGCGCATCGTATCCGAGGCTTTGCAAGCCGGCTACCGGCACATCGACACCGCGGCCTTTTACGGCAACGAGGAAGGCGTGGGCCGGGCCATCGCGGCGTCTGCGATCCCCCGCGATGAGCTCTTCATCACCACCAAGTTGTGGAATGACCGCCACGGCGACCCGGACCGGGCCCTGGCCGAGTCGCTCGACAGGCTCGGGCTCGACTTCGTCGACCTCTACCTGATCCACTGGCCGTGCCCCGCCCAGGATCGCTACCTTCAGGCGTGGGATTACCTGCAGCAGGCCCAGCAGGACAAGCTCGTGCGCTCGATCGGCGTGTCCAACTTCTTGCCCGAGCATCTAGACCGGCTGCTGCGCGAGGCCGACGCCGCGCCCGTGGTGGATCAGATCGAGCTCCACCCCGCGTACCAGCGCCTCGACGACGTCGAGTTCCTGCGCGACCACCAGATCGCGGTGGAGGCCTGGGGCCCGCTCGGCCAGGGCAAGTACGCGCTTCTCGACGCCCCGGAGGTCACCCGCGCAGCTGAGGCGCACGGCAAGGGGCCCGGCCAGGTGATTATCCGCTGGCACCTCCAACACGGCCGGATACTCTTCCCCAAATCCGCCAACCCTGAACGGATCCGGCAGAACATCGACGTGTTCGACTTTGAGCTCACGGACGAGGAAATGGCCGCTATCGACGGCCTGGACCGCGGACTCGACGGCCGGGTAGGCCGAGATCCCAATGAGATGGAGCCCGGCACCATCTAA
- a CDS encoding phytoene/squalene synthase family protein — MKKTGGAGEFTAMSRRAAAQVQASYSTSFGLATRLLPGGIREDIQALYAVVRIADEIVDAPEARPRAEELLGSYEASVREALGKAAVGCGLVSADPVLHAFARSAQRCGFTGQQLGAFFQSMRADLKPRSFSPDELEQYIYGSAEVIGEMCVQAFTRAPGYELAEMDAELVAGARRLGTGFQRVNFLRDLAFDRLVLGRDYLPWVVDNPTKN, encoded by the coding sequence GTGAAGAAGACAGGCGGGGCAGGAGAGTTCACGGCGATGAGCCGCAGGGCGGCCGCGCAAGTGCAGGCCAGCTATTCCACTAGCTTTGGCCTAGCCACCCGGCTGCTGCCGGGCGGGATCCGCGAGGATATTCAGGCGCTGTACGCGGTGGTGCGCATCGCCGACGAGATTGTTGACGCCCCGGAAGCCCGCCCGCGTGCCGAGGAGCTGCTGGGCTCTTACGAGGCCAGCGTGCGGGAGGCGCTTGGTAAGGCTGCCGTCGGTTGCGGACTGGTGTCCGCGGACCCGGTGCTGCACGCTTTTGCCCGCAGTGCGCAGCGCTGCGGGTTTACCGGCCAGCAGCTGGGGGCTTTCTTCCAGTCCATGCGGGCGGACCTTAAGCCGCGCAGTTTCAGCCCGGACGAGCTGGAGCAATACATCTACGGTTCTGCCGAGGTCATCGGCGAGATGTGCGTGCAGGCCTTCACTAGGGCCCCCGGCTACGAGCTGGCGGAGATGGATGCCGAGCTGGTGGCCGGGGCGCGCCGGCTGGGAACCGGGTTCCAGCGGGTGAACTTCCTGCGCGACCTCGCCTTCGATCGCCTTGTGCTGGGGCGCGACTATCTGCCCTGGGTGGTGGATAACCCCACCAAAAACTAG
- the pepN gene encoding aminopeptidase N: MTSTNLTRAEAEARAELIQVEHYDVVLDLSEAAGEHADCFSSVTTIEFTARKAGDTFCDLQADSVTEVLLDSEDITESAVRLSARGYDEDRGLKLAGLTPGRHTLRVTAKCRYSRTGEGLHRFVDPADGQVYLYTQFETADAKRMVACFDQPDLKATWTFTITTPRDWTVISNGPQSRSFAGTRAVHRSRIDYPLSTYLIAVCAGPYVGVHDEWRGHLTHHPETPEDQPAADEEIRIPLAIYTRASIAKHLDAHRLFTETKQGFDYYHRNFGFAYPYGKYDQVFVPEFNAGAMENAGCITIRDEYVFTSAATHYRYERRADTVLHEMAHMWFGDLVTMRWWDDLWLNESFATWASAMSQSEETEYQTAWVTFTAVEKAWAYSQDQLPTTHPISTDASDIETVNQNFDGITYAKGASVLKQLQAYVGRENFFAGVRRHFAAHAFGNATFTDLVGALEQASGRDLSDWARQWLKTTGISRLSPTFTLAEDGTYAEFAVLQDSETLRDHRVAVGLYRLDEDGVVRRFRRVELDVSGARTEVAELVGEQAADLVLVNDDDLTYCLMGLDDASRAFVTEHIAQIESPMARTLCWSAAWEDTRSGTLPAREFVRLVARGAASETQLSVTERILAQAAIAAHRYADPEWARAEGTELLCDALVDGARGANREAALIFAQALCRVPLSERASDYLAGVLDGQAGAIEVDADLRWLALTALISHGKVADPEGQIARLASDDRSSSGAMAAVRARAAVPTPEAKERGWQAATSGQLSNLGLRFTNEGLTWAGSEELMTAFSARYFEVAEDIWRRFSPEMAQRTLVELYPHWEASQEQLERADQLIAASQGGLKRVIAENRDRMARALRLREIDA; this comes from the coding sequence ATGACCTCTACTAACCTCACGCGCGCCGAGGCCGAAGCCCGCGCCGAGCTCATCCAGGTCGAGCATTACGACGTCGTCTTGGACTTGAGCGAGGCCGCCGGCGAACACGCCGATTGCTTCTCTTCGGTGACCACTATCGAATTCACCGCCCGGAAAGCCGGCGACACCTTCTGCGATCTGCAGGCCGACTCCGTGACCGAGGTCCTCCTCGACTCCGAGGACATCACCGAATCCGCCGTGCGGCTTTCCGCCCGCGGCTACGACGAGGATCGCGGGCTCAAGCTGGCGGGGCTCACCCCGGGCCGGCACACGCTGCGGGTGACCGCCAAGTGCCGGTATTCGCGCACCGGCGAAGGGCTGCACCGCTTTGTCGACCCCGCCGACGGCCAGGTCTACCTGTACACCCAATTTGAGACCGCAGACGCCAAACGCATGGTCGCCTGCTTCGACCAGCCAGATCTTAAGGCCACGTGGACGTTCACCATCACCACCCCGAGGGACTGGACGGTTATTTCAAACGGCCCGCAGTCCCGCAGCTTTGCGGGCACCCGCGCGGTGCACCGCTCCCGGATCGACTACCCGCTGTCGACCTACCTCATCGCGGTGTGCGCCGGCCCCTACGTCGGCGTTCACGACGAGTGGCGCGGCCACCTGACCCATCACCCGGAGACCCCGGAAGACCAGCCAGCTGCGGACGAGGAGATCCGGATCCCGCTGGCCATCTACACCCGGGCGTCCATCGCCAAGCATCTGGACGCGCACCGCCTTTTCACCGAAACCAAGCAGGGCTTCGACTACTATCACCGCAATTTCGGCTTTGCCTACCCGTACGGCAAGTACGACCAAGTCTTTGTGCCCGAGTTCAACGCGGGCGCAATGGAAAACGCCGGCTGCATCACCATCCGCGACGAGTACGTGTTCACCTCCGCGGCCACCCACTACCGCTACGAACGCCGCGCGGACACGGTTCTCCACGAGATGGCGCACATGTGGTTCGGCGACCTGGTCACCATGCGCTGGTGGGACGACCTCTGGCTCAACGAGTCGTTTGCCACCTGGGCATCTGCGATGTCACAGTCGGAGGAGACGGAGTACCAGACGGCTTGGGTGACCTTCACCGCCGTGGAGAAGGCGTGGGCGTACAGCCAAGACCAGCTGCCAACCACCCACCCGATTTCCACCGACGCCTCGGACATCGAGACGGTCAATCAGAACTTCGACGGCATCACCTACGCCAAGGGCGCCAGCGTGCTCAAGCAGCTGCAGGCCTACGTCGGCCGGGAGAACTTCTTTGCCGGGGTCCGCCGGCACTTCGCCGCCCACGCTTTTGGCAATGCCACCTTCACCGACCTGGTCGGGGCCCTAGAGCAGGCCTCCGGGCGCGACCTGTCTGACTGGGCCAGGCAATGGCTCAAGACCACCGGGATCTCCCGGCTTTCGCCGACTTTTACGCTCGCCGAAGACGGCACTTACGCCGAGTTCGCGGTGCTGCAGGATTCCGAGACGCTGCGCGATCACCGCGTGGCCGTCGGTCTGTACCGGCTGGACGAGGACGGCGTGGTGCGGCGTTTCCGCCGCGTCGAGCTCGACGTTTCCGGGGCGCGCACGGAGGTCGCCGAGCTCGTCGGCGAGCAAGCGGCGGACCTGGTACTGGTCAACGACGACGACCTCACCTACTGCCTGATGGGCCTCGACGACGCCTCGCGCGCATTCGTCACCGAGCACATCGCGCAGATTGAGTCCCCCATGGCGCGCACCCTGTGCTGGTCGGCCGCCTGGGAGGACACCCGGTCTGGCACGCTCCCGGCGCGCGAGTTCGTGCGCCTCGTCGCCCGCGGCGCCGCTAGCGAGACGCAGCTGAGCGTCACTGAGCGCATCCTGGCCCAGGCGGCGATCGCCGCGCACCGCTACGCCGACCCCGAGTGGGCGCGCGCGGAGGGCACGGAGCTGCTATGCGACGCCCTGGTGGACGGCGCGCGGGGTGCTAATCGCGAGGCCGCGCTCATCTTCGCCCAGGCGCTTTGCCGGGTGCCGCTTTCCGAGCGGGCCTCCGACTACCTGGCGGGCGTACTCGATGGGCAGGCCGGCGCGATCGAGGTGGACGCGGATCTGCGGTGGCTGGCGCTGACCGCGTTGATTTCCCACGGCAAGGTGGCGGATCCGGAAGGTCAGATCGCACGCCTTGCGTCTGATGACCGTTCCTCGTCCGGCGCGATGGCGGCGGTGCGCGCGCGTGCGGCCGTGCCGACGCCCGAGGCCAAAGAGCGCGGCTGGCAGGCCGCGACCTCGGGTCAGCTGAGCAACCTGGGCCTGCGGTTTACCAACGAAGGGCTCACGTGGGCCGGCTCCGAGGAGCTGATGACTGCCTTCAGCGCACGCTACTTCGAGGTGGCCGAGGATATTTGGCGTCGGTTCAGCCCGGAGATGGCCCAGCGCACCTTGGTCGAGCTCTACCCGCACTGGGAGGCGAGCCAGGAGCAGCTCGAGCGCGCAGACCAGCTGATCGCCGCCAGCCAGGGCGGGCTTAAGAGGGTCATCGCGGAAAACCGCGATCGGATGGCGCGGGCACTTCGGCTGCGGGAGATCGACGCTTAA